A genomic segment from Polyangium mundeleinium encodes:
- a CDS encoding lysophospholipid acyltransferase family protein: protein MAAFVVPHEPVPPVDVLKDALAALAEKARATVRPNDLASRDPHFIKRAMPLLGMFYDHYFRAETELEEPFTDGPALVVGNHNAMTGTPDMFCHMLAFWRLYSPDRISYGLMHDVPFRFPGAGAWLNAAGAIAASPENAARAIDRGAAVLVFPGGDIDACKPFSRRYEIEFGKRRGFVRTALRHQIPIVPIVSVGAHHSLYIWTDGRRIAEALRLPLLARSNVAPIGVALPWGLIAGIPLPHLPPPVKIHTRILAPIRTDLPPSAVDDPEAVEDLFERVRSAMQRAMNDLKQQGRHGWFPAS from the coding sequence GTGGCTGCTTTCGTCGTTCCACATGAGCCAGTCCCTCCCGTCGACGTGTTGAAAGACGCGCTCGCCGCGCTCGCGGAGAAGGCGCGCGCGACCGTGCGCCCGAACGATCTCGCGAGCCGTGATCCGCACTTCATCAAGCGCGCGATGCCGCTCCTGGGGATGTTCTACGACCACTACTTCCGCGCCGAGACGGAGCTCGAAGAGCCCTTCACGGACGGGCCTGCGCTCGTGGTCGGCAACCACAACGCGATGACCGGCACGCCGGACATGTTCTGTCACATGCTCGCGTTCTGGAGGCTTTACTCGCCCGATCGAATCTCGTACGGGCTCATGCACGACGTGCCGTTCCGCTTCCCCGGCGCGGGCGCGTGGCTGAACGCCGCGGGCGCGATCGCGGCGAGCCCCGAGAACGCAGCGCGCGCGATCGATCGTGGCGCGGCGGTGCTCGTGTTCCCGGGCGGCGACATCGACGCGTGCAAGCCGTTCTCGCGGAGGTACGAGATCGAGTTCGGCAAGCGCCGCGGCTTCGTGCGCACGGCCCTGCGGCACCAGATCCCGATCGTGCCCATCGTGAGCGTGGGCGCGCATCACTCGCTCTACATCTGGACCGACGGGCGGCGTATCGCGGAGGCGCTGCGGCTGCCGCTGCTCGCGCGATCGAACGTGGCGCCGATCGGCGTGGCGTTGCCCTGGGGGCTCATCGCCGGCATCCCGCTGCCGCACCTGCCGCCGCCCGTGAAGATCCACACGCGCATCCTCGCGCCGATCCGCACCGATCTGCCGCCCTCCGCGGTGGATGATCCCGAGGCGGTGGAGGACCTCTTCGAACGTGTACGCAGCGCGATGCAACGGGCGATGAACGATCTGAAGCAGCAAGGGCGCCACGGCTGGTTTCCGGCTTCATGA